In a genomic window of Meriones unguiculatus strain TT.TT164.6M chromosome 8, Bangor_MerUng_6.1, whole genome shotgun sequence:
- the Slc25a17 gene encoding peroxisomal membrane protein PMP34 isoform X1, whose product MASVLSYESLVHAVAGAVGSVTAMTVFFPLDTARLRLQVDEKRKSKTSHAVLLEIIKEEGLLAPYRGWFPVISSLCCSNFVYFYTFNSLKAVWVKGQRSSTGKDLVVGFVAGVVNVLLTTPLWVVNTRLKLQGAKFRNEDIIPTNYKGIIDAFHQIIRDEGILALWNGTFPSLLLVFNPAIQFMFYEGLKRQLLKKRTKLSSLDVFIIGAIAKAIATTVTYPMQTVQSILRFGRHRLNPENRTLGSLRNVLYLLHQRVKRFGIMGLYKGLEAKLLQTVLTAALMFLVYEKLTAATFAVMGLKSTQKH is encoded by the exons GGAAGTGTGACGGCCATGACAGTGTTCTTTCCCTTGGATACGGCTAGACTTCGCCTTCAGG TTGATGAGAAAAGAAAGTCAAAAACTTCGCACGCAGTGCTCCTGGAGATAATTAAGGAGGAAGGCCT CCTGGCACCATACCGTGGGTGGTTTCCAGTTATTTCCAGTCTCTGCTGCTCCAATTTTGTCTATTTCTACACTTTTAATAGCCTCAAAGCAGTATGGGTCAAAGGTCAACGTTCTTCCACAGGAAAAGATCTGGTGGTTGGATTTGTTGCAG gAGTGGTGAACGTGCTGCTAACGACTCCGCTCTGGGTGGTGAACACCAGGCTGAAGCTGCAAGGTGCCAAGTTTCGGAACGAAGACATTATACCAACCAACTACAAAGGCATTATCG ATGCATTCCACCAGATTATTCGGGATGAAGGGATCTTGGCTCTGTGGAATGGCACCTTTCCCTCCTTGCTGTTGGTCTTCAATCCTGCCATCCAATTCATGTTCTACGAAGGCTTAAAACGGCAGCTTTTAAAGAAGCGGACGAAG CTCTCTTCTCTGGACGTGTTCATCATTGGAGCAATAGCCAAAGCGATTGCCACCACAGTCACCTATCCCATGCAGACGGTACAGTCGATTCTGAGG ttTGGACGTCATAGGCTAAACCCAGAAAATAGGACACTGGGGAGTCTCCGGAATGTTCTCTACCTTCTTCACCAGCGAGTCAA GCGCTTTGGAATAATGGGACTCTACAAAGGCCTTGAGGCCAAGCTGCTGCAGACAGTGCTCACGGCTGCCCTCATGTTCCTTGTGTACGAGAAACTGACAGCTGCCACCTTCGCCGTGATGGGCCTGAAGAGCACGCAGAAGCACTGA
- the Slc25a17 gene encoding peroxisomal membrane protein PMP34 isoform X3: MASVLSYESLVHAVAGAVGSVTAMTVFFPLDTARLRLQGVVNVLLTTPLWVVNTRLKLQGAKFRNEDIIPTNYKGIIDAFHQIIRDEGILALWNGTFPSLLLVFNPAIQFMFYEGLKRQLLKKRTKLSSLDVFIIGAIAKAIATTVTYPMQTVQSILRFGRHRLNPENRTLGSLRNVLYLLHQRVKRFGIMGLYKGLEAKLLQTVLTAALMFLVYEKLTAATFAVMGLKSTQKH; the protein is encoded by the exons GGAAGTGTGACGGCCATGACAGTGTTCTTTCCCTTGGATACGGCTAGACTTCGCCTTCAGG gAGTGGTGAACGTGCTGCTAACGACTCCGCTCTGGGTGGTGAACACCAGGCTGAAGCTGCAAGGTGCCAAGTTTCGGAACGAAGACATTATACCAACCAACTACAAAGGCATTATCG ATGCATTCCACCAGATTATTCGGGATGAAGGGATCTTGGCTCTGTGGAATGGCACCTTTCCCTCCTTGCTGTTGGTCTTCAATCCTGCCATCCAATTCATGTTCTACGAAGGCTTAAAACGGCAGCTTTTAAAGAAGCGGACGAAG CTCTCTTCTCTGGACGTGTTCATCATTGGAGCAATAGCCAAAGCGATTGCCACCACAGTCACCTATCCCATGCAGACGGTACAGTCGATTCTGAGG ttTGGACGTCATAGGCTAAACCCAGAAAATAGGACACTGGGGAGTCTCCGGAATGTTCTCTACCTTCTTCACCAGCGAGTCAA GCGCTTTGGAATAATGGGACTCTACAAAGGCCTTGAGGCCAAGCTGCTGCAGACAGTGCTCACGGCTGCCCTCATGTTCCTTGTGTACGAGAAACTGACAGCTGCCACCTTCGCCGTGATGGGCCTGAAGAGCACGCAGAAGCACTGA
- the Slc25a17 gene encoding peroxisomal membrane protein PMP34 isoform X2: protein MTVFFPLDTARLRLQVDEKRKSKTSHAVLLEIIKEEGLLAPYRGWFPVISSLCCSNFVYFYTFNSLKAVWVKGQRSSTGKDLVVGFVAGVVNVLLTTPLWVVNTRLKLQGAKFRNEDIIPTNYKGIIDAFHQIIRDEGILALWNGTFPSLLLVFNPAIQFMFYEGLKRQLLKKRTKLSSLDVFIIGAIAKAIATTVTYPMQTVQSILRFGRHRLNPENRTLGSLRNVLYLLHQRVKRFGIMGLYKGLEAKLLQTVLTAALMFLVYEKLTAATFAVMGLKSTQKH from the exons ATGACAGTGTTCTTTCCCTTGGATACGGCTAGACTTCGCCTTCAGG TTGATGAGAAAAGAAAGTCAAAAACTTCGCACGCAGTGCTCCTGGAGATAATTAAGGAGGAAGGCCT CCTGGCACCATACCGTGGGTGGTTTCCAGTTATTTCCAGTCTCTGCTGCTCCAATTTTGTCTATTTCTACACTTTTAATAGCCTCAAAGCAGTATGGGTCAAAGGTCAACGTTCTTCCACAGGAAAAGATCTGGTGGTTGGATTTGTTGCAG gAGTGGTGAACGTGCTGCTAACGACTCCGCTCTGGGTGGTGAACACCAGGCTGAAGCTGCAAGGTGCCAAGTTTCGGAACGAAGACATTATACCAACCAACTACAAAGGCATTATCG ATGCATTCCACCAGATTATTCGGGATGAAGGGATCTTGGCTCTGTGGAATGGCACCTTTCCCTCCTTGCTGTTGGTCTTCAATCCTGCCATCCAATTCATGTTCTACGAAGGCTTAAAACGGCAGCTTTTAAAGAAGCGGACGAAG CTCTCTTCTCTGGACGTGTTCATCATTGGAGCAATAGCCAAAGCGATTGCCACCACAGTCACCTATCCCATGCAGACGGTACAGTCGATTCTGAGG ttTGGACGTCATAGGCTAAACCCAGAAAATAGGACACTGGGGAGTCTCCGGAATGTTCTCTACCTTCTTCACCAGCGAGTCAA GCGCTTTGGAATAATGGGACTCTACAAAGGCCTTGAGGCCAAGCTGCTGCAGACAGTGCTCACGGCTGCCCTCATGTTCCTTGTGTACGAGAAACTGACAGCTGCCACCTTCGCCGTGATGGGCCTGAAGAGCACGCAGAAGCACTGA